AAGGTGGAAATTGCTCGCGTTGTGGGCACGGTAGTGTCTACATGCAAGGACGAAAAACTCGACGGAACCAAGTTGCTCATCGTCAATGTGCTTACCCCAGAGGCAAAGCCTACCTCGACCTACTTGGTGGCGGTAGACACCGTGGGCGCAGGCGAAGGAGAGGTGGTGCTCATCGTGCGTGGCAGTTCCGCACGCATGGCAAAAAACATGACGACCACGCCTACCGACACAAGCATTATCGGCATTGTCGATACCTTGGAGCTGGAGGGGAAGGTAGTCTTTCAGAAATTCAGGGAGTAGGCGCCTGGTGGTTGCGGAAGGGCGAGGTTGATGAAGCTGGGAAAAGTCATCGGTAAGCTCTGGTGCACGCGCAAGGACGAACAGCTGGAAGGAGTGAAGCTGTACGTCATGCAGCCGCTGGATAAGAACCTGCAACCATTGGGCAAACCGCTTATTGCTGCCGACGCGGTGGGCGCGTGTGAGGGCGAAATCGTCTACTGGGTCAGCGCGCGCGAAGCGTGCTATGCCATCGACGGCCGCTCCATCCCTTCCGACTGTTCCATTGTGGGTATACTGGATGACATCTATGTCGCTCCGGAGCAGAAGGGGGCCTGAGGCATGATCATCGGCAGAGTAGTGGGTAACATTCACGCCACCATCAAAAAGTCCTGCTACAACGGACGAAAGCTGCTTCTGGTGCAGCCGGTAGCTCCGGACCTGACGCCCCTGCACGACCTGATCGTTGCCGTTGACAGTGTAGATGCTGGGGAGGGGGACCTGGTTCTGGTGGCGCAGGAGGGGAGGGCAGCCGCCGACATCTTGGGCATGAAACAGGTGCCTGTGCGCAGCGTGGTGGTGGGGGTGATTGACCATTTTGACATGATCGCAGAACACAGAGGGTGACAAGTGACACAATCAGTCTATCAGATCAAGCGCGAGATCATCGACATCTGCCAGCGCATCTATCAGCGCGGCTATGTGGCGGCAAATGACGGCAACGTGAGCGTGCGCATTGACGAGAACCGAGTGATCATGACGCCCACAGGGATGAGCAAAGGTTTTCTGAAGGTTGACCAATTGGTGATGGTGGATATGCAAGGGCACCAGATCGGTGGCACGCTGAAGCCCTCTTCAGAGGCCCTGCTCCATCTGGACATCTACAAGCATCGACCGGATGTGCGGGCGGTGGTGCACGCCCACCCGCCTACAGCCACCGGATTTGCAGTGGCGGGAATCCCTCTCACCAAGTGCGTGCTGCCGGAGGTCATCATCAGCTTGGGCGCTATCCCTCTTGCAGAATACGCCACACCCGGCACGCCAGAGCTCCCGCAGGTGATCCGCGATTATCTCAAAGACCACGACGCAGTGCTCCTGGCGAACCACGGGGCGCTCACCATCGGCCGTACCCTCATCCAGGCCCACTACCGGATGGAAACCATCGAGCATTTCGCTAAGATCATGCTGGTGGCGATACAGCTGGGTAGGGTGAATGTGCTGGAAACGGAGCGCGTGAATCAATTGCTGGATTTGCGCCAGAGGCTGGGACTGGACCATGGACGTCCGGCATGCGAGCCGTGTGAGGCCGAGGGAAGAGCTTCTGAGGATAAACCTCGCTCAGGTGACCTTTACGCCGAACTGGCACGGGTAGAGGAGGAGACTGCCGCGCGCATGATTGGCCAGCTGCGGGGTTCGTCGGAGTAAGACCTAGACAGAGGGGAGGGTACTATGGGGTTGCGCTGCCTATTTCTGTTCTTGCTGGGAGTGACAGGGTGCTCACTACAGGCCCAGGAGAAAGACGCACTGACTGGGTTGTTCCAAAGGTCGCAACAGGCGTGCGAACAGGGCCGGTACCTGGAAGGAGCGAAGCTTTTGCGCCAGGCCCTGTCCGAGCTCAACAAGGTGATCGTGGCTGGCGTGGAGCAGCTGCTCCCTGAGCCCGAGCGGGGCTGGGAAGCCCAGATGACCAATGCGGATGCGGATGAGGACATGCTCATCACAGGGCTCAGGGTGTGGCGGCAGTATGCAAAGTCCAATAGCGCGCAGATGGTGGAGGTGGAGATCACAATAGGTTCTCTGGCGGCCGGTGATCTCATGGTGTGGCTCACCAATCCGCGAGAGATGGAGAGGGCCAGTGAGGGGAGCAAGTTGGTGACCATCGACGGACGGCGATGGGTTCGTAAGTTTGTGGAGCGCGACCAGACTGCGGAGCTTGCGACCGTAGTGGGGGGAGATAGGGTGGTGCGTGTACGGGGCTACAACCTCCGCAGTGCTGAACCTGCGGAGCGCTACGCCGCGCGCGTACCACTGCAGAAACTGGAACGGCTGTTCCACTAGCGGCTGCTTGCGGTCCGTACCGTTCCTCTCCTTCCAGCAGGCAAGCCAACAGACAGGAACAGGCCGCTCTGACGCAAGGATGGCGGTGCGCATACCTGAAGACAAAATCAATGAGGTCCGCGAAGCATCTGATATTGTCGAGGTAGTCTCTGCCTACCTCACTCTGAAAAGGCGAGGCACCAATTTCTTCGGCCTGTGCCCCTTTCATACCGAGAAGACCCCTTCGTTCAGCGTCAACCCGCAACGCCAAATCTTTCATTGCTTCGGGTGCGGTGCGGGGGGAAACGTCTTCACCTTCCTCATGCGTATCGAAGGCATCACGTTCCCCGAGGCCGTGCTGCGACTGGCGCAGCGCGCTGGGATTTCCATTGCCCTCCAGACGCTGGACGAACAGGAGGCGCGCTTGCGGGAGAGTGTGTATGCCGCCAATCGCCTGGCCGCCGAGTTCTTCTATCGCAACCTCGCCCAAGCCCCAGAGGGAGCTCCTGCCAGGGCTTACCTGGAGTCCAGGCACCTGGAGCTGCAGGTATTGGGCAAGTTCGGCCTCGGCTATGCACTTGACCGGTGGGATGCTCTCATTGCTCATGCCGCTAGCAAGAAGGTGAGCGTGGAGGCTCTGAACGCAGCGGGCCTGGTGGTGGCCAGGGACGACGGCGGCTACTACGACCGGTTCCGGCATCGACTGATGTTCCCCTTTTTCGACGTCATGGGCAAGGTGGTGGGCTTTGGTGGTCGGCGCCTCCGAGAAGACGAGCAGGCCAAGTACATGAACTCGCCGGAGACGATTGTCTACAAGAAGGGCACCACACTCTATGGCCTCTACCAAACCAAGGACTATATTCGCCAGAGCGAGACTGCCATTCTGGTGGAGGGCTACATAGACCTGCTGAGTCTGTTCCAGCGGGGCATTCGCAACGTGGTGGCTTCTTCGGGCACGGCGCTGACCGAGGAACAGGCCGCACTGTTACGGCGTTACTGTGAGCAGGTCGTGGTCCTGTACGATGCCGATTCGGCCGGTTCTTCGGCGGCAGTGCGCGGTGCCGATATTCTTATCGCCAAGGGCTTGGATGTGAGGGTGGCGCGTCTACCGAGTGGGCATGACCCGGACAGTTTCATCAACGAGCACGGCGCCGAGGCGGTGGCTACTCTGGTGGGACAAGCGCAAAGTCTGGTGGAGTTCAAAATCGGCTCTTTGCGCCAGGCAGGGTTTTTTGAGACTCCGGAGAAGAAAGCACGCGCAATTCACACCGTGCTGAACTCTGTTGCGGTGATTCCCGACGACATCAAGCGCAACTTGGTGGTGCAGCAAGTGGCGCAGATGCTAGAGATGGATGAGCGCTTCCTTGCGGCAACGGTCAATCGCCTGCGACGCGGCGAGCGGTGGGAAGACCTCAAGACAGGTGCGGTGGCCGGGACTGGCCCAGCACTATCGCGTGCTGATCAGGCGGAAAAGCTGTTGGTCTCGCTCATGGTCAGCTATCCCGAGATTATCCCCAAGGTTCGCCAGTACTTGAACGCCGATCACTTTCGACATCCGGGGCTCCAGGCCTTCGTGGCGGAGCTTTGGGCTGCCGAGGACCGCGGCCAGCGCCTGGACCCCACAGGCAGCGTCGCCTTTCATGCCGATCCGGACCTGGCCTCCCTCGTTGTGGCTGCTACGACCGAAGAAGAGCGCCAACCCGGGCTCTCTCTTGCCGAAAGGGAGCAACTTATGAGGGACGCCATTGCCGTGCTCAGGCGGCGTCCGTTGGAGGAGGAGCAGCGGGCGGTGCGCGTCCGCATCAAAGAGCTGCAGGCGGCACGACAGAGCACCACTGAGGCAGTCATGTACTACAAGCAGCTGGCCGAAGAGCTCAAGCGGATCGATGAGTGGCGGACACGAGGGGATGCGACTCTTAGCGGTAAGCAACAAGCGTGAGCGGCCCACTGTGAATCAAGGGTGAAAAGAGCTTGAATTTCGGGGTGGAAATGTCTAAACTTCCAGGTGCCGCAGAGGCTGGTGCCCGTGCCCGGACGCGCAGGGTGATGGTGGGCAGCGTTGCCATTGGCGGGGGTGCGCCGATCTCCGTGCAGTCGATGACGAAGACAAAGACTGCCGATGTTGCTGCCACCCTTGGCCAGATCCAGCGGCTTGCGGAGGCCGGGTGCGAGATCGTGCGCGTAGCGGTGCCAGACCGCGACGCGGCCGCGGCCCTGCCGAAGATCGTGCGGCGATCGCCCATCCCGGTGGTGGCGGATGTCCATTTCGACTATCGCCTGGCGTTAGCAGCTCTGGAGGCCGGGGTACACAAACTGCGCATCAATCCCGGCAACATCGGTGGCGCGGAGCGCGCCCGCCTGGTGCTGCGCGAGGCCAAGAGCCGGGGCGTGCCGGTCCGTATTGGCGTGAACGCGGGGTCACTGGAAAAGGACTTGTACGAAGAACACGGCGGAGCAACGCCTGCAGCGCTGGTGGCAAGTGCCCTGCGCCACGTGGCGCTATGCCGGGAGCTCGGCTTCGAAGACATCGTCCTCTCCCTGAAGGCCTCCGACGTGCGCACCACCGTTGAGGCTTATCGGCTTGTGGCCACGCAGGTTGATTTCCCTTTGCATGTGGGCATAACCGAGGCAGGCACGAAATGGACCGGCACCATCAAGTCGGCGGTGGGCATCGGCACGCTGCTGGCCGAAGGGATAGGTGACACCATCCGGGTCTCGCTCGCAGGCGACCCGGTGGAAGAAGTGCGCGTGGGCCACGAAATCTTGAAGAGCCTCCAGCTGCGCCGGGGCGGCCTCACGGTCATTGCCTGCCCCACGTGCGGCCGCACCGAGGTGGACGTGGTGCGCATCGCAGAGGAGCTTGAACACCGGCTTGTGGGCATGGACAAGAAGCTCACTGTGGCTGTGATGGGATGCGCAGTGAACGGTCCGGGAGAGGCACGGGAGGCCGACCTGGGGGTGGCATGCGGCAAACATACCGCCCTCCTCTTCCGCCGCGGCACCGTGGTGGGCAAGATACCGGAAGCCGAGATCGTGCAGCGACTTGTGCAAGAAATTGACGCATGGCCCACAGAAGGGCATGCACAGACTAAGAACGAAGCTGAGGGGAGCCTATGAGCGGAAGCGAAGAGACCGTATTGGTCCTCGGTGGGGCTGGGCTGGTAGGGTTCCAGGTCTGCCGGCGCATTGCCAAAGACTTGAAGCCGGCGCGTCTGGTGGTTGCCTCGCTGTACCAGCGCGAAGTGCGCGAGGCACTGAAGGAACTGCAGAAAGAGTTCCCAGGGGTGCAGTTCGAGGGATGCTGGGGGAATGTGTTCACGAGGGCGGAGTTTTCCCAAAAGGATCGCGCCGAGATCCTCGAGAGCCATACCTGGCGGCGCGCGGTATTTGACGACGTCTTTGGCGACAAAGAATCCGCCTTCGCTACCTCCAAGTTGGTGGAAATCATACTACAATACAAACCGGCCGTCATCGTGGATACCATCAACACTGCTACGGGCATAAGCTATCAGGACGTGCATACGACGTCCCTGGAGATTGCGCACATGTTGCGCGACAGGTGGGAGGAGGCCGTCAAGAGCGGTCACAGCGAGCTGCACTTGAGCAAGGCCGACGTGCGGCTCATCGAAACATTGCTCGTCAGCCAATCCATTCCGCAGCTCATTCGCCACGTGCAGCTAGTTTGGGATGCTATGGTGCAAGTGGGTACGCGCGTGCTGGTCAAAGTGGGGACAACTGGCACGGGTGGTATGGGGTTGAACATCCCCTACACCCATAGCGAAGACAAGCCGAGCGCACGCCTCATGTCCAAGACCGCGGTCGCCTTTGCGCACACCGGGCTCCTCTTTCTACTGGCCCGCACCCCAGGAGGGCCCATCGTCAAGGAGTTGAAGCCCGCCGCGATGATCGGGTACCGCAAGGTTGATTACCGCACCATTCGTCGACACAACGAGCCGGTCAGACTATTTGCCAGCAAGGTGGAGTCGCTCGGTGAGCAGATGAATTTGGCACCGCGCCGTGACTTTACCGAGGTGGGCGAGCTGATGATGGTGGGCGTGGACACGGGTGAGAATGGATTTTTTACCTTGGGTGAATTCGAGGCCATTACCTCCATGTACCAAATGGAGTTTGTGACGCCGGAGGAGATTGCGCAGAACATAGTCCTGGAAATCAAGGGCAGCAACACCGGCAAGGATGTGATCGCCGCTATCGACGGCGCGGTGATGGACCCCAGCTATCGCGCCGGTTACCTGAGGCAACCGGTGATCAACGAGATGCAAGCCCTGGAGAAGCGCACCAACTCCCACAGTGTGGCGCTCGGCCAGCTGGGCCCGCCGGAGTTGTCCAAGCTCTTGTACGAGGCGCACCTGCTGAAGATCAAGTACAAGACCCTTGAGGCGGTGGTGGCGGAGCGGCCCGAGCAGATCTCACGGACGCTGTGCAACTACCTGAAACGTCACCCTATTCGGCACGTCATCACCTCGATCGGGCTCCCCATCCTTTTGCCTGATGGCAGGCATATCATGCGCGGTCCACGCGTAAACATCCCCGAATATCGTGGCGAGTGGACGGTGCCGGTGACACCGGAGGCGGTTGAGCGCTGGGCTGCCAAGGGGTGGGTCGACCTTCGGCCGCAAAACTGGGCCCTGTGGCAGGAACGCTTCCGGGAGATGCTGCGCTCGGCTGCCGGCTTCGTCAGCGAGGGCTCGGCAGCCTTTGGTCTGTCCACCTACTTGTGGAAGGAGATTCGCATCGGTGAAGTGGTCGCCTGGATTTTCAACAACGACCCGAAGATCGCAGGCTATCGGATTAAGGCGGTGTAGGCGAAGCGGGCTCGCCTTTGTCCTCGGCCTCGTGGGCCTCTGGTGGGGCTCTTGTTGGGCGCAGCAGATAGAGACGAGGCCTGCAGGCGTCTACACCAATCCGCGCACCTGGCTCGTGGACTTTTCCTGGAAGGGCGTGGCCAAACCGTCCACGCAGCCGGAAGAGGGAGCGCGTGCAGGCAAAGAAGGTCAGTCCTGCCGGCTGCTGGTCTGGATCAGTCGACCGCGAAGCTGGGATGAGCAGTGGGCCCATGAGCCCCGATGGCAGGGCGCGCGCCCAGCGCTGACCTTTGTTGACCCCCACCACGGCAACCTGATAGATGCCTGGGTCAAGGAAATCGGGCTGGCAGGGGACTCGTTGATCATCAGACGGAGCATGCTCATCACCTCGTTCGAAGTCACCTACGCGATCGACCCAGAGCAGGTGGGCTCTTACGATCGACGGAGTGAGCTTGTGCGGCGCTACACCAGGTCGGAGGATGGCATCCAGGCAGGTGGCCAGGTGCGCAGGTTAGCCCGCGAGGCAGTGGGTGAGGAGCGAAACCCCTATCTGTGCGCGCGGCTCCTCTTTCGCTGGATTGTGGCCAACATGAGCTATGCTGACAAGGTGGAGCGCTACGATGTGCGCGAGGCTTTGTCCACGGGAAGCGGCGACAGTGCCTTGCTTGCCATGCTCTTTGTTGCCATGTGCCGTGCGGTGGACATCCCCGCGCGCATAGTCTGCGGACATTACACCACTGGCGACCGAGGTGCTCACGTCTGGGCGGAGTTCTATCTGCCCAATTACGGCTGGGTGCCGGCCGATCCGGCTGCGGCCGAGCGCGCGAGCCCGAGCCAGGCCACTGAGGCGGTGCTTAAGCGGTACTTTGCCCATCTGGACAATGAGCGCATCATCGTCTCCAAAGGGACGAACATACTCCTTTGGCCGCGGGTGCGCGGTCGCTGGCTGAGGAACTTTGGTTTAGAACCAAGCGGCACCTCGCGCTTGATGGTGATATCCGATTTTGCGCTGGAAGGCGTCGCTGGCAAGGTCAGGCACAGTTACACATGGTCATTTGAGGAACGGTAGGGAGCGCATGCAGCAACTGGTCGAATGTGTGCCGAATTTCAGCGAGGGGAGGAATCGGGCCGTTATCGATGCCATTGTGAGGGAAATCGTCGATACGGAAGGAGTGAAGCTGCTGGACGTGGACCCGGGCGCTGACACCAACCGCACGGTGGTGACGTTCGTGGGCACCCCGGCGGGAGTGGTTGAGGCGGCGTTCAAGGCTATCAAGCGGGCGGCGGAACTCATCGACATGAGCAAGCATCGCGGGGCGCACCCCCGCATTGGTGCCACGGATGTCTGTCCCTTTGTACCTCTGGCCGGCTGCACCATGGCCGACTGCGTGGCGTTGGCACGGCAGCTCGGTGCGCGGGTCGGAGAGGAGTTAGGTATCCCCGTGTACCTTTACGAGGAGGCGGCCACCCGTCCGGAGCGCAAGAATCTGGCCGACATTCGCCAAGGCGAATACGAAGGCCTGCCCGAGAAGCTCAAAGACCCAGCCTGGGCACCCGACTTTGGGCCGGCGGTGTTCAATCCCAAGGCTGGGGCCGCGGTAATTGGCGCTCGGGAATTCCTCATTGCCTACAACATCAACCTGAACACGCGCGACCGACGGTTGGCACAAGAGATCGCGCTCAACATTCGCGAGAGCGGCCGGCTGCAGCGCGACGCTGAGGGTAACATCCTCCGCGATGAGCATGGAAACCCGCTGCGGCGTCCGGGCAAGTTCCAGGCAGTGAAAGCGGTGGGCTGGTACATTCCGCAATACAAGCAGGCGCAGGTGTCTATCAACCTGGTCAACTACAAGATTACCCCGCCCCACGTGGTCTTTGACGAGGTGTGTAAGGAAGCGGAGCTCCTGGGTCTGCGCGTGACCGGCAGCGAGCTGGTTGGGCTCATCCCGCTGGAGGCGCTGCTCATGGCTGGCCGGTACTATCTGGAAAAACAGGGGCGTTCCCCAGGCCTGCCGGAGAAAGACCTGGTCGACATCGCTGTTCGCTCATTGGGGTTGAACGACATCGCGCCGTTTGACCCTGCCAAGAAGATCATCGAGTATCAGGTTGGCGAGCGGCGCGGGACGCTCGTGGGCATGGATGTTGGCGACTTTGTAGACGAGCTCTCCACCGATTCGCCCGCCCCAGGTGGGGGGAGCGTAGCGGCTCTGGCTGGCGCCCTTGCTGCCGGCTTGGCGGCAATGGTGGCCAATCTGACCGTAGGCAAGAAGGGGTACGAAGGTGTCGCCTCCCAGTTGAAAGACGTGGCAATCAAGGCGCAGGAGCTCAAAGACGCCTTGCTCCTGGCTGTGGATGAGGACACCCGGGCCTTCAACAGAGTCATGGATGCTTTTGCTCTGCCCAAGAAGAGCGAGGAGCAGAAGCAGGCCCGGCATGTGGCAATTCAGGAGGCGACGCGCCGAGCCACCGAGGTGCCAGCGAAGGTCATGGAGCTGGCACTGCAGGTGCTGGAGTTGGCAATGGTGGTTGCCGAACATGGCTTGGCCAACGCGGCCAGCGATGCGGGGGTTGCCGCGGCCATGGCCAGAGCGGCTGCGGAAGGGGCCGCGCTTAACGTGCGCATCAATCTTGGCTCCCTCGAGGATGAAGAGTTTGTGGCCGCTGCGCGCTCCACTGCCGACCGGGTGGAAAGACAAGCCAAGGACATGGCCGAGCGCGTGTTGCATGTTGTTGCGGGCAAGCTTTCGTGAGGAGCCTGTTGCGCGTGCGCCTTGTCGCGACCGTTTGCCTTGCCAGTCTACTGGCCGTTGCCAGCCACGGTTGTGGGCCTCGTCCTGCGCAGGTCACCGCGCACGTGGAGCTGACAGATCCGTGGATCCTGGATAGCTTGAAGGCTGTGCCAGGCCTGCGCCTGCTGGAAGTCAACAGCAGGCATGCGCTTGTGCGCCTCGCGGAGCGCCAGTTCTTGAGCCTCAGCACGCGGGGTTATGAAGTATCCCTGGTAGTGGAGCTGGACAACGAGCCAGGGATTCCCGCCTTCTACCCCCGAGCCCAGGAGGTGGGTGCCAGACTCGAGGCACTGGCTGCGTCGTTTCCCCATCTCGCTGCATGTTATCGCCTCGGCCGGGGAGGGGCCATCCGAGCGCTGAAGATCTCGGATAACCCCGTCCTCCAGGAAGACGAGCCAGCAGTGCTCTTTTACGGGGGACTTCATGCCCAGGAGGCCCTTGGGGTGATGGCATGTCTGGCGTTGTGTGAGGAACTCTGCGCGAAATACGGGGTGGACCCGCGTTACACCAAAGCGGTGGAGGACAATGAGCTCTGGATCGTGCCCCTGCTCAATCCCGATGGGTATGAGCTGGTGCGGAGCGGGAAGGTCCATTATCCCTGGTGGCGGAAGAACCTCCGGGATAACAACGGCAATGGGCGTTTCGAGCCGGAGCACGACGGCGTAGATCTGAATCGCAATTTTGGGTTCAACTGGGAGCATGGCGGCAGTTCGGAGCCAGGAAGCTGGTATTATCGCGGGCCGCAACCATTTTCCGAGTGGGAGGTGGCGGCATTTGAGAGTTTGGCGGTAGCGCGGCGTTTTGTGGCAGGCATAGGATTCCACAGCCACGGCCACAAGGTGCTCTATCCCTGGGGAAATGGGCCCACCCCCCCTGACCAAGTCCTGCTGCGCGCCATGGCTCAGTCTCTGGCGAAAAGCATGCGCCAATGTGGGGCACGCTACGCCGTTCTGCCGCTCAACGCCCAGTCAGGGCAAAGTTCGGTGTGGCTCTACGGTGCCCTCGGGACATTGGACTTTACGGTGGAGCTGGGAACGGAGTTCTTTCCGGAAAGGAAAGAAGCAGAGCGAGAGATGGGCTGCGCGCTCGCTGCGGCGATGTGGCTGATCCAGCGGGTGGCGGGCCCGGGGTTGCGTGGGCGCGTGGTGGATGCGCGCACAGGTGCGCCACTCCACGCGCGCGTGATCGTGCAAGAGCTGGACTCCGAGGCGGTGTGGCCCCGCATGACGGCCCCGGAAACGGGCCGTTTCTTCCGTCTTCTGGAACCTGGCCTTTACCAGCTCGCTGTCATGGCCCAAGGGTACAGGTCCTGCCACCAGACCGTGCGCGTGGTGCAAGGCCCAGCCGTCGAGTTGGTGGTCGAGCTTGCGAGGCTTGATGAAGCCGCCGTTGGTTCTTAAGTCGGGCAAGAGCAAGGATCAGGTTCCGTCATCAGGGGACGGTGTGGTGCCGGCTTTCGACTGTGTGGGCATCGGCGTCTGTGCTGTTGACCATGTGTCGCTCTTGGCGCGATACCCGCGAGCGGACGAAAAGACCGAGGCCTTGGCTTACGTGATCCAGGGTGGTGGGCCGGTGCCCACAGCACTTGCCACAGCCGCCCGCTTCGGTGCACGATGTGCGTTCGTAGGAAAGGTTGCGTGTGACGAGGAGGGCGACTTCGTGCTAAGCCAGCTTGCCCGGCATCGTGTGGACACCAGCATGGTAGTGCGTGCCAAGCGGGGGTTCACTCCGCGGGCCATGATCTTGGTGGACGGTCGTACAGGCCAGCGGACGGTTGTGCTGAACAGGCCGGCGAATTTCGCCCTTACGCGCCGGGAGGTCAGCCGCGCCTACGTCCTCCAAGGGCGCATCTTGCACTTGGACGGGAGGGAGAGCAAGGTGGCATTGGCCGCAGCACGCTGGGCAAGGCACGCTGGCCGCACAGTGGTCTGTGACCTGGGCAGTGTGCGGGCAAACACCGAG
The sequence above is drawn from the candidate division KSB1 bacterium genome and encodes:
- a CDS encoding M14 family zinc carboxypeptidase; translated protein: MRLVATVCLASLLAVASHGCGPRPAQVTAHVELTDPWILDSLKAVPGLRLLEVNSRHALVRLAERQFLSLSTRGYEVSLVVELDNEPGIPAFYPRAQEVGARLEALAASFPHLAACYRLGRGGAIRALKISDNPVLQEDEPAVLFYGGLHAQEALGVMACLALCEELCAKYGVDPRYTKAVEDNELWIVPLLNPDGYELVRSGKVHYPWWRKNLRDNNGNGRFEPEHDGVDLNRNFGFNWEHGGSSEPGSWYYRGPQPFSEWEVAAFESLAVARRFVAGIGFHSHGHKVLYPWGNGPTPPDQVLLRAMAQSLAKSMRQCGARYAVLPLNAQSGQSSVWLYGALGTLDFTVELGTEFFPERKEAEREMGCALAAAMWLIQRVAGPGLRGRVVDARTGAPLHARVIVQELDSEAVWPRMTAPETGRFFRLLEPGLYQLAVMAQGYRSCHQTVRVVQGPAVELVVELARLDEAAVGS
- the ispG gene encoding flavodoxin-dependent (E)-4-hydroxy-3-methylbut-2-enyl-diphosphate synthase; this encodes MSKLPGAAEAGARARTRRVMVGSVAIGGGAPISVQSMTKTKTADVAATLGQIQRLAEAGCEIVRVAVPDRDAAAALPKIVRRSPIPVVADVHFDYRLALAALEAGVHKLRINPGNIGGAERARLVLREAKSRGVPVRIGVNAGSLEKDLYEEHGGATPAALVASALRHVALCRELGFEDIVLSLKASDVRTTVEAYRLVATQVDFPLHVGITEAGTKWTGTIKSAVGIGTLLAEGIGDTIRVSLAGDPVEEVRVGHEILKSLQLRRGGLTVIACPTCGRTEVDVVRIAEELEHRLVGMDKKLTVAVMGCAVNGPGEAREADLGVACGKHTALLFRRGTVVGKIPEAEIVQRLVQEIDAWPTEGHAQTKNEAEGSL
- the dnaG gene encoding DNA primase, coding for MRIPEDKINEVREASDIVEVVSAYLTLKRRGTNFFGLCPFHTEKTPSFSVNPQRQIFHCFGCGAGGNVFTFLMRIEGITFPEAVLRLAQRAGISIALQTLDEQEARLRESVYAANRLAAEFFYRNLAQAPEGAPARAYLESRHLELQVLGKFGLGYALDRWDALIAHAASKKVSVEALNAAGLVVARDDGGYYDRFRHRLMFPFFDVMGKVVGFGGRRLREDEQAKYMNSPETIVYKKGTTLYGLYQTKDYIRQSETAILVEGYIDLLSLFQRGIRNVVASSGTALTEEQAALLRRYCEQVVVLYDADSAGSSAAVRGADILIAKGLDVRVARLPSGHDPDSFINEHGAEAVATLVGQAQSLVEFKIGSLRQAGFFETPEKKARAIHTVLNSVAVIPDDIKRNLVVQQVAQMLEMDERFLAATVNRLRRGERWEDLKTGAVAGTGPALSRADQAEKLLVSLMVSYPEIIPKVRQYLNADHFRHPGLQAFVAELWAAEDRGQRLDPTGSVAFHADPDLASLVVAATTEEERQPGLSLAEREQLMRDAIAVLRRRPLEEEQRAVRVRIKELQAARQSTTEAVMYYKQLAEELKRIDEWRTRGDATLSGKQQA
- a CDS encoding transglutaminase-like domain-containing protein yields the protein MGLWWGSCWAQQIETRPAGVYTNPRTWLVDFSWKGVAKPSTQPEEGARAGKEGQSCRLLVWISRPRSWDEQWAHEPRWQGARPALTFVDPHHGNLIDAWVKEIGLAGDSLIIRRSMLITSFEVTYAIDPEQVGSYDRRSELVRRYTRSEDGIQAGGQVRRLAREAVGEERNPYLCARLLFRWIVANMSYADKVERYDVREALSTGSGDSALLAMLFVAMCRAVDIPARIVCGHYTTGDRGAHVWAEFYLPNYGWVPADPAAAERASPSQATEAVLKRYFAHLDNERIIVSKGTNILLWPRVRGRWLRNFGLEPSGTSRLMVISDFALEGVAGKVRHSYTWSFEER
- a CDS encoding EutN/CcmL family microcompartment protein, producing the protein MKLGKVIGKLWCTRKDEQLEGVKLYVMQPLDKNLQPLGKPLIAADAVGACEGEIVYWVSAREACYAIDGRSIPSDCSIVGILDDIYVAPEQKGA
- the ftcD gene encoding glutamate formimidoyltransferase is translated as MQQLVECVPNFSEGRNRAVIDAIVREIVDTEGVKLLDVDPGADTNRTVVTFVGTPAGVVEAAFKAIKRAAELIDMSKHRGAHPRIGATDVCPFVPLAGCTMADCVALARQLGARVGEELGIPVYLYEEAATRPERKNLADIRQGEYEGLPEKLKDPAWAPDFGPAVFNPKAGAAVIGAREFLIAYNINLNTRDRRLAQEIALNIRESGRLQRDAEGNILRDEHGNPLRRPGKFQAVKAVGWYIPQYKQAQVSINLVNYKITPPHVVFDEVCKEAELLGLRVTGSELVGLIPLEALLMAGRYYLEKQGRSPGLPEKDLVDIAVRSLGLNDIAPFDPAKKIIEYQVGERRGTLVGMDVGDFVDELSTDSPAPGGGSVAALAGALAAGLAAMVANLTVGKKGYEGVASQLKDVAIKAQELKDALLLAVDEDTRAFNRVMDAFALPKKSEEQKQARHVAIQEATRRATEVPAKVMELALQVLELAMVVAEHGLANAASDAGVAAAMARAAAEGAALNVRINLGSLEDEEFVAAARSTADRVERQAKDMAERVLHVVAGKLS
- a CDS encoding EutN/CcmL family microcompartment protein; this encodes MIIGRVVGNIHATIKKSCYNGRKLLLVQPVAPDLTPLHDLIVAVDSVDAGEGDLVLVAQEGRAAADILGMKQVPVRSVVVGVIDHFDMIAEHRG
- a CDS encoding EutN/CcmL family microcompartment protein, whose translation is MEIARVVGTVVSTCKDEKLDGTKLLIVNVLTPEAKPTSTYLVAVDTVGAGEGEVVLIVRGSSARMAKNMTTTPTDTSIIGIVDTLELEGKVVFQKFRE
- a CDS encoding class II aldolase/adducin family protein; this translates as MTQSVYQIKREIIDICQRIYQRGYVAANDGNVSVRIDENRVIMTPTGMSKGFLKVDQLVMVDMQGHQIGGTLKPSSEALLHLDIYKHRPDVRAVVHAHPPTATGFAVAGIPLTKCVLPEVIISLGAIPLAEYATPGTPELPQVIRDYLKDHDAVLLANHGALTIGRTLIQAHYRMETIEHFAKIMLVAIQLGRVNVLETERVNQLLDLRQRLGLDHGRPACEPCEAEGRASEDKPRSGDLYAELARVEEETAARMIGQLRGSSE
- a CDS encoding PfkB family carbohydrate kinase, whose translation is MKPPLVLKSGKSKDQVPSSGDGVVPAFDCVGIGVCAVDHVSLLARYPRADEKTEALAYVIQGGGPVPTALATAARFGARCAFVGKVACDEEGDFVLSQLARHRVDTSMVVRAKRGFTPRAMILVDGRTGQRTVVLNRPANFALTRREVSRAYVLQGRILHLDGRESKVALAAARWARHAGRTVVCDLGSVRANTEALLPFVDYAVVSRTFVHQFLGGRNLANAARSLLRFGPRVAVVTAGEHGCWCATHDEIIHQPAFEVKVVDTTGAGDVFHGAFLFGVLQGWELPRLLRWASATAALSCTRLGAQAALPSFAQVRRFLAARHGQ